The following coding sequences lie in one Halomonas sp. 'Soap Lake #6' genomic window:
- the fliD gene encoding flagellar filament capping protein FliD translates to MATITSLGVGSGLNLSGLVDELRAAERQKLVPILKQQSAQQTKISAYGRLESAMDRVQTSVAALNDASTFKQQKSTVTGTGVLATAGETANTGRYEVTVSQLARSGSAASNSVALDQALTAADATLTLDFGAGDTQTSYDINIAAGSTLADIRDQINADKEAGVTASIVNDGTGYRLALNSKETGEDASLVGFSGLASLTMDAATLRVGQDAELNVNGIAITSKTNRVEEAIQGVTLDLTAVSDSPVTLVIERDEDSLKEAINNFVKNYNEMKSTVGRMTAFNGEGETSGELIGDRTVRTIENRLRRDITDSLGDGDISRLSQMGITIDVRGRLIVDEEKLDDAVANNPEGLAAFFAGDTKEDGFAGRLNATLESITSDEGIIQSSKNSAEQRIDSLEERKLRMESSIDRSMERYRKQFGQLDVMIAQMNSMSNYLTQQFDMLGAMQNRK, encoded by the coding sequence ATGGCAACGATTACTTCACTCGGCGTAGGCTCTGGGCTGAATCTTTCTGGTTTAGTAGATGAGCTTAGAGCGGCTGAGCGTCAAAAGCTTGTACCTATCCTTAAGCAGCAAAGTGCTCAGCAAACCAAAATTTCTGCTTATGGGCGCCTTGAGTCAGCCATGGATAGAGTGCAAACCTCTGTTGCTGCGTTGAATGATGCCTCTACGTTTAAGCAGCAAAAAAGCACGGTGACAGGCACTGGCGTGTTGGCGACCGCAGGCGAAACCGCAAATACGGGGCGCTATGAGGTGACTGTTTCGCAGCTGGCCCGTTCAGGTAGTGCTGCCTCAAACAGCGTAGCACTAGACCAAGCGCTAACAGCAGCCGATGCTACGCTGACGCTTGACTTTGGTGCTGGCGATACGCAAACAAGCTACGACATCAATATTGCAGCAGGCAGCACACTTGCCGATATTCGTGACCAAATTAATGCGGATAAAGAGGCTGGTGTCACCGCTTCCATCGTTAATGACGGCACTGGCTATCGTTTGGCACTGAATTCCAAAGAGACAGGCGAAGATGCTTCGCTGGTTGGCTTTTCGGGCCTAGCGTCACTCACGATGGATGCAGCGACGCTACGTGTAGGTCAGGACGCTGAGCTGAATGTAAACGGTATTGCCATTACCAGTAAAACCAATCGAGTTGAAGAGGCCATTCAAGGGGTCACGCTTGACCTCACTGCTGTATCTGATAGCCCCGTTACGCTAGTGATTGAGCGTGATGAAGACTCACTGAAAGAGGCTATTAACAACTTCGTTAAAAACTACAATGAAATGAAATCCACTGTTGGCCGCATGACGGCATTCAATGGTGAAGGTGAAACATCGGGCGAGTTAATAGGTGACCGCACTGTGCGCACCATTGAAAACCGCCTGCGCCGGGATATCACTGACAGCCTGGGTGACGGTGATATTTCACGGCTTTCGCAAATGGGTATCACCATTGACGTGCGCGGGCGGTTAATCGTTGACGAAGAGAAGCTGGATGATGCCGTAGCCAATAACCCTGAAGGGCTAGCGGCCTTTTTCGCTGGTGATACCAAAGAGGACGGCTTTGCAGGGCGGCTAAACGCCACGCTTGAGTCCATCACATCGGATGAAGGCATTATTCAAAGCTCAAAGAACAGTGCTGAACAACGCATTGATAGCCTGGAAGAACGTAAGCTGCGTATGGAAAGTAGTATCGATAGAAGCATGGAGCGTTATCGTAAGCAGTTCGGGCAACTAGACGTCATGATTGCCCAAATGAACTCTATGAGCAACTACCTCACCCAGCAGTTTGACATGCTTGGTGCAATGCAAAATAGAAAATAA
- a CDS encoding WbqC family protein gives MKVAIMQPYFMPYLGYIKLIQEVDVFVFLDDVNFIKRGFVNRNAVLLDGCYKRFTLPVKNASINRAINEHQYVGGFHKFTRLIYESYKNCPLYDTYSDQLEDLLDGKVVNVASLNVKSLKWVSEALSIEVEFMLASELMTSRDLKGQDRIIEICHNLRADTYLNLPNGRKLYEKEYFKSFGLDVKFIEPQGVAYEQFNNSGEFVPFLSVLDVMFNVEPKTIREKMLV, from the coding sequence ATGAAAGTAGCAATTATGCAGCCCTATTTTATGCCTTATCTTGGGTATATAAAGCTTATCCAAGAAGTCGATGTGTTTGTTTTTTTAGATGATGTTAATTTTATTAAACGTGGTTTTGTTAATAGGAATGCAGTCCTCTTAGATGGTTGTTATAAGCGCTTCACATTACCAGTGAAAAATGCGAGTATTAATAGGGCTATTAATGAGCATCAGTATGTTGGGGGTTTTCATAAATTCACAAGACTGATATATGAAAGCTACAAGAACTGTCCTTTATACGATACGTATAGTGATCAATTGGAAGATTTATTGGATGGGAAAGTTGTTAATGTTGCTAGCTTAAATGTTAAATCGCTGAAGTGGGTGTCCGAGGCGCTCAGCATAGAAGTTGAGTTTATGCTTGCAAGTGAGCTGATGACATCACGTGATTTAAAAGGTCAAGATAGAATAATCGAAATCTGCCATAATCTACGTGCAGATACTTATTTGAATCTACCTAATGGTCGTAAATTATATGAAAAGGAGTATTTTAAGAGTTTCGGATTGGATGTTAAGTTTATTGAGCCTCAAGGGGTTGCGTATGAGCAATTTAACAATAGTGGTGAGTTTGTTCCCTTTCTTTCGGTGTTAGATGTGATGTTCAACGTTGAGCCGAAGACTATACGTGAGAAAATGTTGGTATAA
- the fliD gene encoding flagellar filament capping protein FliD, with the protein MAAITSLGIGSGLDLNGLLDELRQAERAKLEPIAVQMQSVEAQISAYGQLQSALSQFQSSAAALNDASAFESLTTNVDGSAVSAVSSNEAQPGQYEIQVDRLATASSLVTERLEAADESIVTGEQSLSFALADGVMDPITIADGSSLEDMRDAINQQSDGRLSASIINDGEGYRLSVNATDTGADASIESTNFSSILADGVQTSDAQVVQAGQDAAFNVNGIDIVSPTNHVEGAIQGITLNLTEAGATSTVTVEQDTDAIREQVIAFVDDFNALKDTINHLTAFDPETGQSGGLNADATTRSVEMALRQTVSSVVEGDGFNVLSDIGISLQVNGKLSIDEDRLDSIIANQPDQLASFFAGDDSESGIAGQVNTTLENFVGSGGRIESAISSSESRAASLDARFATTENRIDQTIERYRTQFAAMDNMVAQMNQTSAYLTQQFAVLGQSNQN; encoded by the coding sequence ATGGCGGCGATTACATCATTAGGTATTGGTTCTGGTTTAGATCTCAACGGCTTGCTTGATGAACTGAGGCAGGCCGAGCGCGCAAAGCTGGAGCCTATTGCGGTACAAATGCAGTCTGTAGAGGCGCAAATATCTGCTTATGGTCAGTTGCAAAGTGCACTCTCCCAGTTCCAAAGCTCTGCTGCCGCTCTCAATGACGCGTCTGCGTTTGAGAGCCTTACGACGAATGTGGACGGTAGCGCGGTTAGTGCGGTCAGTAGTAATGAGGCCCAACCTGGCCAATATGAAATACAAGTGGACCGTCTAGCGACGGCAAGTAGCTTAGTCACGGAGCGCCTTGAAGCCGCTGATGAAAGCATAGTAACTGGCGAGCAGTCGTTAAGCTTTGCTCTCGCTGATGGGGTCATGGATCCCATTACTATCGCAGATGGTAGTTCACTTGAAGATATGCGGGATGCTATCAATCAACAGAGCGATGGCCGTTTAAGCGCCTCGATTATCAATGATGGTGAAGGCTATCGGCTTTCGGTTAATGCCACTGATACGGGGGCAGATGCCAGCATTGAAAGCACCAATTTTTCAAGCATTCTTGCGGATGGTGTGCAAACTTCGGATGCTCAGGTAGTTCAAGCAGGGCAGGACGCAGCGTTCAACGTCAATGGTATCGATATTGTTAGCCCTACCAATCACGTGGAAGGTGCCATTCAAGGTATTACGCTGAACCTTACCGAGGCGGGTGCCACGAGCACGGTAACTGTTGAGCAGGATACCGACGCCATACGCGAGCAAGTCATAGCCTTTGTTGATGACTTCAACGCGCTTAAAGATACCATTAACCATTTGACAGCCTTTGACCCGGAAACAGGTCAATCAGGAGGGCTAAACGCCGATGCGACAACCCGCTCTGTTGAAATGGCTCTGCGCCAAACTGTCAGTAGTGTGGTCGAAGGGGATGGCTTTAATGTGTTATCGGATATCGGTATTTCACTTCAAGTGAACGGTAAACTATCCATTGATGAGGATCGGCTAGATAGCATTATTGCTAACCAGCCTGATCAATTGGCCAGCTTTTTCGCAGGTGATGATAGCGAGAGTGGCATAGCGGGCCAGGTGAACACGACCCTTGAGAATTTTGTAGGCTCTGGCGGTCGCATTGAAAGTGCTATTAGCTCATCTGAGAGCCGTGCTGCTTCGTTAGATGCACGTTTTGCGACTACTGAGAACCGTATCGACCAAACCATTGAGCGTTACCGTACGCAATTTGCAGCGATGGATAACATGGTGGCGCAAATGAATCAAACAAGTGCCTACTTAACTCAGCAGTTTGCAGTGCTTGGGCAGTCCAACCAAAATTAA
- a CDS encoding flagellin N-terminal helical domain-containing protein — translation MSVINTNITALIGQNNLSKSQSMLAKAQERLSSGLRINSAADDAAGQAIANKMTAQIRGMEQASRNASDGISLVQTMEGGLDQINDNLQRIRELAVQGANDTNAQEDRDAIVTEINERLAEIDRVAGSNNFNGTNLLNVSGGGTLNIQVGSNTEDEDVITVERLDATVEGLDLNGITEITDSVFAITSGGGAGVVHDQFQALVDAVDTATESLDTNRATLGATLNRFDSVIENLATTSTNLSEARSRIEDADYAVEVSNMTRANILQQAGTSMLAQANQTPQSVLSLLG, via the coding sequence ATGTCTGTAATCAACACTAACATTACTGCCCTGATTGGCCAGAACAACCTGTCCAAGTCCCAGTCCATGCTGGCCAAAGCCCAAGAGCGTCTGTCTTCTGGCCTGCGTATCAACAGCGCTGCTGATGATGCTGCTGGTCAAGCTATCGCCAACAAAATGACCGCTCAGATCCGCGGTATGGAGCAGGCTAGCCGTAATGCAAGTGACGGTATCTCCTTGGTGCAAACCATGGAAGGCGGCCTTGACCAGATTAACGACAACCTGCAGCGTATTCGTGAGCTAGCGGTACAGGGTGCCAACGACACCAATGCCCAAGAAGATCGTGACGCCATCGTTACCGAAATCAACGAGCGCTTAGCGGAAATTGACCGTGTAGCGGGCAGCAACAACTTTAACGGCACTAACCTGCTGAACGTTAGTGGTGGTGGTACTCTGAATATTCAGGTCGGTTCGAATACTGAGGATGAAGACGTAATCACTGTAGAAAGATTAGACGCTACCGTTGAAGGCCTCGACTTAAATGGTATTACCGAGATCACTGACTCTGTGTTTGCAATCACCTCAGGTGGTGGTGCCGGTGTCGTTCACGATCAATTCCAAGCCTTGGTTGATGCTGTTGATACTGCAACTGAATCGCTAGACACCAACCGTGCAACACTGGGTGCTACGCTCAACCGCTTTGATTCGGTAATTGAGAACCTGGCGACCACATCTACCAACCTTTCTGAAGCTCGTTCGCGTATCGAAGATGCTGACTACGCGGTAGAAGTGTCTAACATGACACGTGCTAACATTCTCCAGCAGGCTGGTACTTCCATGCTGGCGCAGGCTAACCAGACCCCGCAGTCTGTACTGTCTCTGTTGGGCTAA
- a CDS encoding DegT/DnrJ/EryC1/StrS family aminotransferase yields the protein MSDKPIYVTEPFLPPLEEFIPYLEKIWESKRLTNNGPMHQQLEEALCEYLGVPEIALFNNGTIALLTALQALRITGEVITTPFSFVATAHALTWNDITPVFVDIDPNTFNIDPNKIEAAITPRTTAIMPVHCYGNPCDVDAIQSIADKYNLKVIYDAAHAFGVQDEGGSVLRHGDLSAVSFHATKVFNTFEGGAIICPDKKTKQHINNLKNFGIVDEVTVVAAGINGKMSEVNAAFGLLQLQHIDKAINLRKSIDQLYRAEFKSIAGITPVDPTTQCVSNYSYFPVIVEDSYPLKRDELYDRLRLNNIYARRYFYPSIDQQMVYKGSNIHNSSRTVAAKWASEHVICLPIYSDLEKQCATHITALIKEWGNLYTSKLP from the coding sequence ATGAGCGATAAGCCCATTTATGTTACAGAACCGTTTCTTCCACCACTAGAGGAGTTCATCCCGTACTTGGAGAAAATTTGGGAAAGTAAACGCCTCACGAATAATGGCCCCATGCACCAACAGCTGGAAGAAGCGCTGTGCGAGTATCTAGGTGTGCCTGAGATAGCGCTATTCAATAACGGAACTATCGCGCTTCTTACGGCCTTACAAGCATTGAGAATCACCGGTGAAGTAATCACTACACCATTCTCATTCGTGGCGACAGCACATGCTCTGACCTGGAACGATATTACACCTGTATTTGTCGATATAGACCCTAACACCTTCAATATTGACCCTAATAAAATCGAAGCGGCTATTACCCCACGGACCACCGCGATAATGCCTGTCCATTGCTATGGTAACCCATGTGATGTGGATGCCATTCAGTCAATCGCGGACAAATATAATCTTAAGGTTATATATGATGCTGCCCACGCCTTTGGGGTTCAAGATGAAGGCGGTAGCGTTCTAAGGCATGGCGATTTGAGTGCTGTGAGCTTCCACGCCACTAAAGTTTTCAATACGTTTGAGGGTGGTGCAATTATCTGCCCGGATAAAAAAACGAAACAACATATCAACAATTTAAAAAACTTCGGAATAGTTGATGAGGTGACGGTTGTCGCAGCTGGCATCAATGGAAAAATGAGCGAGGTAAATGCTGCATTCGGGCTGCTCCAACTGCAGCATATTGATAAAGCAATTAATCTTCGAAAATCAATTGATCAGCTATACCGCGCTGAATTTAAAAGCATAGCAGGTATCACTCCCGTCGACCCTACGACACAATGTGTAAGCAATTACTCCTATTTTCCGGTTATTGTAGAGGATAGCTATCCCTTAAAAAGGGATGAGTTGTACGATAGGTTACGACTTAACAATATATATGCAAGACGATATTTTTACCCTTCAATTGATCAGCAGATGGTCTATAAAGGCAGTAATATTCACAACTCCTCCCGAACAGTGGCCGCCAAATGGGCATCGGAGCATGTCATCTGCTTACCTATTTATAGCGACTTAGAAAAGCAATGTGCAACACACATAACTGCCCTTATTAAAGAGTGGGGTAATTTATACACTTCAAAATTACCATAA
- a CDS encoding mobilization protein — MGKVHFIGGEKGGVGKSMTARVLAQYYIDHDMPFLGFDCDASHGTFLRFYQDYASPVVVGDDDSLDGMLTALDENPERDLIIDLAAQSSLPINRWLEETDVFGLLSEMGMPVVWWHVMDDGADSVTLLSQLLARYQAQPVSMVVVQNHGRGESFSRFQQSETFQQAKSQGATLIELPKLHAKLTQKIDFNNTSFWAVANDRSIMNLAERQRMKVWLRSAYQQFGFLS; from the coding sequence ATGGGTAAGGTTCACTTTATTGGCGGTGAGAAGGGGGGAGTGGGGAAATCGATGACGGCGCGGGTATTGGCCCAGTACTACATCGATCACGATATGCCGTTTCTTGGGTTTGATTGCGATGCGTCCCACGGCACATTTTTGCGTTTCTATCAGGATTACGCTTCCCCCGTGGTCGTAGGCGACGACGATAGCCTAGATGGGATGCTTACAGCTTTGGATGAAAACCCTGAGCGAGATTTAATTATTGATTTGGCGGCGCAGTCTTCTCTGCCTATTAACCGCTGGCTTGAAGAGACCGATGTGTTTGGCCTGCTCAGCGAAATGGGTATGCCAGTGGTGTGGTGGCACGTGATGGATGACGGCGCAGATTCCGTTACGCTACTTTCCCAGCTACTTGCTCGTTATCAAGCTCAACCGGTAAGCATGGTGGTGGTGCAGAACCATGGCCGTGGTGAAAGCTTTTCGCGCTTTCAGCAGTCTGAAACCTTCCAGCAAGCCAAGTCGCAGGGCGCAACGCTAATTGAATTGCCGAAACTACATGCCAAGCTGACCCAAAAAATCGATTTCAACAACACTAGTTTCTGGGCGGTAGCTAACGATCGCAGCATTATGAATCTTGCGGAGCGCCAACGCATGAAAGTATGGCTTCGCAGCGCGTATCAGCAGTTTGGGTTTCTTTCATAG
- the rfbA gene encoding glucose-1-phosphate thymidylyltransferase RfbA, whose protein sequence is MKGIILAGGSGSRLYPITMGVSKQLLPIYDKPMIYYPLSVLMLAGIQDILIITTPDDQTSFKRLLGDGSRFGINLTYALQPRPEGLAQAFVIGEQFIGNDSVCLVLGDNIFYGQGFTPKLRQASLHKNGATVFGYQVKDPERFGVVEFDTSKRAVSLEEKPIKPRSNYAVTGLYFYDNDVIDIARQVKPSKRGELEITSINQAYLERGDLHVEVLGRGFAWLDTGTHESLLEAAQFVETIEKRQGYKIACLEEIAFNQGWVSQDEILEHSHSLNKNGYGAYIRHLVRES, encoded by the coding sequence ATGAAAGGTATCATTTTGGCGGGAGGTAGTGGTTCTAGGCTGTACCCCATCACTATGGGAGTGTCCAAACAGCTGCTGCCTATCTACGATAAACCTATGATCTATTATCCGCTGTCAGTGCTGATGCTGGCCGGTATACAAGATATCTTGATCATTACCACACCAGATGATCAAACTAGCTTTAAACGCCTATTAGGCGATGGTAGCCGGTTCGGCATCAACCTGACCTATGCTCTACAGCCAAGACCAGAGGGGCTGGCACAAGCATTTGTAATAGGCGAACAGTTCATTGGAAACGACAGCGTTTGCTTAGTCCTGGGAGATAATATTTTTTATGGTCAAGGCTTTACACCCAAATTACGCCAAGCATCACTGCATAAAAACGGAGCCACCGTTTTTGGCTACCAAGTAAAAGACCCTGAACGTTTCGGGGTCGTGGAATTTGATACCAGTAAACGTGCAGTCAGTTTAGAAGAAAAGCCTATAAAACCACGCTCTAACTACGCTGTTACGGGCCTCTATTTCTATGATAATGACGTCATCGACATTGCTAGGCAGGTAAAGCCTTCTAAGCGTGGTGAACTTGAAATTACCAGTATCAACCAAGCATACCTGGAGCGAGGCGACCTACACGTTGAGGTGCTTGGCCGAGGATTTGCGTGGCTGGATACAGGCACCCACGAGAGTTTGCTTGAGGCCGCCCAGTTTGTAGAAACCATTGAAAAACGCCAAGGCTATAAGATCGCCTGCCTTGAAGAGATTGCTTTTAACCAAGGTTGGGTTAGCCAGGATGAAATCCTAGAGCATAGCCACAGTCTTAATAAAAACGGTTATGGCGCTTATATCAGACATTTAGTGAGAGAATCATGA
- a CDS encoding glycosyltransferase, whose amino-acid sequence MLDSFKPDVVWYFGGQTLEMLIANEARDRGIPVAFYLANGHYKAPNWCRDVDLILTDSQATADMYRKAVGYAAKPVGKFIAPESFIADNHERKRLLFVNPSWQKGARVFVQLAEKLELERPDIELEVVEARADWSVVLRETTQRMGKQRSALSNVTITANTSDMRGPYSRARVLVAPSLWWESSGRVLAEAMLNGIPALITNRGGMPEMIGNAGIAFDFPDTCYEEPYQHLLSEEELQPLVDAVISFFDDEALYQDYVARAWQVGKEQHHLERATDRLLSALTPLVRLRAGNKDFTISQKKRHRQRLASQATKPKFKVDNSLQQLVSAKSAGQQSSEVQANRLWLADDFTWQFKGKIIVLDNRASLIKSGLADQMAATKAFGIVAFDPASEVKDAKQYEGSETIQVFQHALLGDGSAATLHACVAPEMTSTLTPLPAEKLPKRHHLGAKPLAELPISSIALDSINGLESLDWLILDELSDAMAILEHGKKSLTDTLLIQARVPFQLTHEKQPSLAELQHWASRNGFRFYRFHNIRHHSHLPEELNARSPCATEQESADVLFLPSHERMAVLSDENKTKLAFILSAVFGAHDIAFELIAEVSQEKALEFLEAQELLPKASAPKSQVPPPAGPPIPQSKHVKGEPIVSVICAAYNHVEFIEDAIKGFIAQKTDFPFEVIIHDDASTDGTQEVISRYANEYPELIKPIYQKENQYSKNKKSTDICLPKTKGKYIAICQGDDYWTDEKKLQTQFDYMEEHPDCVVTHHNAFVFEDGVLVKHSKLPQHSMRGFNSDELLKNNCFILTLSMMFRKKFEKFPKEKSKVANGDNFIISMLGLYGTSHYLENIKPAAYRLHSDSIWSSKAIKEKNRMLANSLYWIGKYHEKRDRKGIAELYFFKSNQLLDN is encoded by the coding sequence ATGCTGGATTCATTTAAGCCAGATGTGGTTTGGTACTTCGGCGGTCAAACACTCGAAATGTTAATTGCCAATGAGGCCCGTGACCGTGGTATTCCGGTCGCGTTCTATCTGGCGAACGGTCACTATAAAGCACCAAATTGGTGTCGTGATGTGGATTTGATCCTCACCGATAGCCAGGCTACGGCGGATATGTACCGTAAAGCTGTTGGCTACGCTGCGAAGCCGGTGGGCAAGTTCATCGCTCCAGAAAGCTTTATTGCCGATAATCATGAGCGTAAGCGTCTGTTGTTTGTTAACCCTAGCTGGCAAAAAGGGGCCAGAGTGTTTGTGCAACTGGCAGAAAAACTGGAGCTAGAAAGACCCGATATTGAGCTTGAGGTAGTAGAAGCACGAGCCGACTGGTCAGTGGTACTGCGTGAAACCACCCAGCGGATGGGAAAGCAGCGCAGCGCGTTAAGCAATGTGACCATTACCGCCAACACCAGCGATATGCGCGGCCCTTACAGTCGGGCCCGGGTGTTAGTGGCACCTAGCCTATGGTGGGAAAGCTCTGGGCGTGTGCTGGCCGAGGCAATGCTGAACGGTATTCCAGCTCTTATTACCAATCGCGGTGGTATGCCTGAAATGATTGGCAACGCGGGAATTGCCTTTGATTTTCCAGATACCTGTTATGAAGAGCCTTACCAACACTTACTTAGTGAAGAAGAGCTTCAACCGCTAGTAGATGCAGTGATTAGCTTCTTTGATGATGAAGCACTTTATCAGGACTATGTAGCCCGCGCTTGGCAGGTAGGAAAAGAGCAACACCACCTAGAGCGTGCTACTGACAGGTTGCTCAGTGCTTTAACACCTTTAGTACGCTTACGCGCCGGTAATAAAGACTTTACCATTAGCCAAAAGAAACGCCATCGCCAGCGCCTAGCCAGCCAAGCAACCAAACCTAAATTCAAGGTTGATAACTCTCTGCAGCAGCTAGTGAGCGCTAAATCAGCAGGTCAACAGAGCAGCGAAGTTCAAGCTAACCGTTTGTGGCTGGCAGATGATTTTACTTGGCAGTTCAAAGGTAAAATCATCGTGTTAGACAATCGTGCCAGCTTGATTAAAAGTGGCCTTGCAGACCAGATGGCAGCGACGAAAGCATTCGGCATTGTCGCTTTTGATCCTGCCAGTGAAGTAAAGGATGCAAAGCAGTATGAAGGCAGCGAAACTATTCAGGTATTCCAACACGCCCTACTAGGTGATGGAAGTGCTGCAACGTTGCACGCCTGTGTCGCGCCGGAAATGACCAGTACGCTGACACCGCTACCGGCTGAAAAATTACCGAAACGCCATCACCTAGGCGCGAAACCTTTGGCTGAGTTGCCCATTAGCTCTATAGCCTTGGACAGCATTAACGGCCTGGAAAGCCTCGATTGGTTGATTCTAGATGAGCTAAGTGATGCCATGGCCATTCTGGAGCATGGTAAAAAATCACTTACCGACACATTACTGATTCAGGCACGAGTGCCTTTCCAGCTTACCCATGAAAAACAGCCTAGCCTAGCGGAACTTCAGCACTGGGCCAGCCGTAATGGTTTTCGCTTTTATCGCTTCCACAATATTCGCCACCATAGTCATTTACCCGAAGAGCTGAATGCCCGCTCTCCTTGTGCTACTGAGCAAGAGAGTGCTGATGTTCTATTTCTTCCCAGCCATGAACGAATGGCGGTTCTTAGCGATGAAAACAAGACGAAACTTGCTTTTATACTGAGTGCAGTCTTTGGAGCACATGATATAGCTTTTGAGTTAATCGCTGAGGTTAGTCAGGAAAAAGCGCTGGAGTTTCTTGAGGCGCAAGAGCTATTGCCGAAGGCATCAGCACCAAAATCACAGGTTCCACCACCAGCTGGCCCGCCGATCCCGCAAAGTAAACATGTGAAAGGCGAGCCAATAGTGAGTGTGATTTGTGCCGCTTATAACCATGTAGAGTTTATTGAAGATGCTATTAAGGGATTTATAGCACAGAAAACAGACTTTCCATTTGAAGTCATCATTCACGATGATGCCTCCACTGATGGTACTCAAGAAGTGATTAGTCGTTATGCTAATGAGTATCCTGAGCTTATTAAGCCGATCTATCAAAAGGAAAACCAATACTCAAAGAATAAAAAATCTACAGATATTTGCCTGCCAAAAACAAAAGGAAAATATATTGCGATTTGCCAGGGTGATGACTATTGGACAGATGAGAAAAAGCTTCAAACTCAGTTTGATTATATGGAAGAGCACCCTGATTGTGTAGTAACTCACCACAACGCTTTTGTTTTTGAAGATGGTGTGCTGGTTAAGCATTCAAAGCTTCCTCAGCATTCTATGCGAGGATTTAATAGTGATGAGCTATTAAAGAATAACTGCTTTATACTTACTTTATCTATGATGTTTAGAAAAAAGTTTGAAAAGTTCCCAAAAGAAAAAAGTAAAGTGGCCAACGGAGATAATTTTATCATCTCAATGTTAGGGCTCTATGGTACAAGTCACTACTTGGAAAATATAAAACCTGCAGCTTATCGCCTTCACTCTGACTCAATATGGTCTAGTAAAGCCATAAAAGAAAAAAATAGAATGTTAGCAAATAGTCTCTACTGGATTGGAAAATACCATGAAAAAAGAGATCGTAAAGGTATTGCAGAGCTCTATTTTTTCAAGTCAAACCAGTTGCTAGATAACTAA
- a CDS encoding formyltransferase family protein — protein MKIAALVSTNGSVLRACLEKTSEEIDFIIVDRECGAEKIANDFNIPLKRLEAKGQKEFSEEVFNFLKSNNINYLVLFFSRILTGELINYYDKKIINFHPSILPSHPGVRGFEDSLSSGSLFIGSTVHFVDSGIDSGFQIAQCKSHSFGQDETELRHTIFAQQVASLFQVIRSIRKGEFMPEERKIFPELDYLDANSFSCPIFEEDVNRLYFDILRG, from the coding sequence ATGAAAATTGCCGCCTTAGTAAGTACTAATGGGTCTGTTCTAAGAGCCTGTCTCGAAAAAACCTCTGAAGAAATAGATTTTATTATTGTCGATCGTGAATGTGGTGCCGAAAAAATTGCAAATGATTTTAATATTCCACTTAAGAGGTTGGAAGCTAAAGGTCAGAAAGAATTCTCTGAAGAGGTTTTCAATTTTTTGAAATCTAATAATATAAATTATTTGGTGCTTTTTTTCTCTAGAATTTTAACTGGAGAACTTATTAACTATTATGACAAGAAAATAATTAATTTCCATCCTTCTATTCTACCTTCCCATCCAGGGGTTAGAGGTTTTGAGGATTCCCTATCTTCAGGCTCATTATTTATTGGCTCAACGGTTCATTTTGTTGACTCTGGAATTGATAGTGGTTTTCAGATCGCTCAGTGCAAGAGCCACAGTTTTGGGCAAGATGAAACTGAGTTGAGGCATACAATCTTTGCTCAGCAAGTTGCTTCTCTTTTTCAAGTTATAAGATCTATAAGGAAGGGAGAGTTTATGCCGGAGGAACGTAAGATTTTCCCTGAACTTGATTACTTAGATGCAAATTCTTTTAGCTGTCCAATATTCGAAGAAGATGTAAATAGACTTTATTTTGATATACTGCGAGGATAG